In the genome of Terriglobia bacterium, the window AATTTGGTCCCGGAACTCGACCAGGGGTCGGGCTTTGGCGTCGTCGGCCTTTTCTTCCGGCAGCTCCAGGAACTCAAAGACGCGGGAGGTCGACCCCATGGCCTGCTGAAACGCATTGTTAATTCCGCTCATCCGCCGGACCGGGTCATACATCTTAAACAGCGCGAACATGAACGCAATAAACGTTCCCGGGGTCATCCTTCCAGAGTGAATTTCCGTCTGAGCGTAATACAACAACCCGCCAATGACGACCGCTCCCAGCACTTCCATTAAAGGGGATGAAAGCGATTGGACGCGCACCCACTTGAGATTCAAATGCAGCAATTTCCGGCTGGCTTCCTTGAACTTCAGGAACTCAAACCGCTCCATGACGAAGGCCTTCACAATCCGTATGCCGGTAATCGTCTCGTGGAGAATGTTTGAAATGTCCGCCATGTTGTCCTGGCTGGAGCGCGTTGTGCGGCGGATCTTCCGTCCGAACTTCACCGAAGGGAGCGCCACCAGGGGGGCCAGGAGCACGGCCACCAGGGCCAACAACCAATTCATAGAGACCAGAACACAAACCATCCCCACCAAAGTAAAAATCTGGCGCAAGGCGTCTGCCATCACTGTGGAGGCGGCATTCTGAATTTTCTCAATATCGTTGGTCACGCGAGAGATGAGCCGGCCGGTCGAATTTCCATGAAAGAACGAGGCCGGTTGGTTGAGGATCTTTTTATACAGGTCGTTCCTGAGATTCATCACCACCGACTGGCCCACAAAACTGATCAGGTAATTCCCGGAATAGTCACACAGGGCTTTGCCCAAAGCTGTTCCCACAATGAAAAGAGCCACGCCCAGCCATAACGAGTAATTTCTCAGCGGAATCAGGTAGATGAGATCAACAGTCTTGTGGAGCAGGGGAAGCGGAAGAACAGAAGCGACAGGGGTGGGAGTGAGGATCTTATCAAAGACGATTTTCAGCGTGAGCGGGACCAAGGCCTCAAAGGCGCCGACTGCGGCCATCAGCACTACGGCCAGCAAGAAGATTGCCAGATAATTGCGAACGTAATGGAAGAGTTTTCGGGTGTCGTTTTGCATGCTTTGAAACAGACGAATAAAAACCACTCATTATACTGGACTTTTGCGAAAAAGACAATTTCCAGAGCCACGCGGATTTCAGCGAACCGTTTGCCCAGAAATTACCGGAGGGCACTCCCTGAGTGTTGCGGCCCTACGGAACCACGGGCTGGTTCAACCAGATGTTCTTCAACACACTGAGGTTGTCTGAGCCTACGTGTTAAACAGAAAGGAACTACAGCTTCGACCCCTTGGTATCAAAGAAATCTCGCAAGGCGTCGCCGAGAAAATTGAACGCCAGGACCGCCAGCATCACCGCCACGGCGGGAAAGAGGACCAGATG includes:
- a CDS encoding ABC transporter ATP-binding protein/permease, with product MQNDTRKLFHYVRNYLAIFLLAVVLMAAVGAFEALVPLTLKIVFDKILTPTPVASVLPLPLLHKTVDLIYLIPLRNYSLWLGVALFIVGTALGKALCDYSGNYLISFVGQSVVMNLRNDLYKKILNQPASFFHGNSTGRLISRVTNDIEKIQNAASTVMADALRQIFTLVGMVCVLVSMNWLLALVAVLLAPLVALPSVKFGRKIRRTTRSSQDNMADISNILHETITGIRIVKAFVMERFEFLKFKEASRKLLHLNLKWVRVQSLSSPLMEVLGAVVIGGLLYYAQTEIHSGRMTPGTFIAFMFALFKMYDPVRRMSGINNAFQQAMGSTSRVFEFLELPEEKADDAKARPLVEFRDQIIFDRVSFSYDHEGPILKEVSLTVKKGEVVAVVGSSGSGKTTLLNLIPRFFEVTGGHIMVDGSDIREFTRESLRAHVGIVTQETILFNDSVRSNIAYGRPQTSQEDIEQAAHTALAHDFIQQMPKGYDTVIGERGQRLSGGERQRIAIARAILKNPPILILDEATSALDSESELYVQRALGNLMKGRTVFVIAHRLSTVRSADKIVVLQDGQVQEVGTHQDLLDHGGVYQRLYEIQFAETDFAPWVEAS